Proteins from a single region of Undibacterium sp. KW1:
- a CDS encoding HDOD domain-containing protein, translating to MNSKQQLLALQADFGALPIGDVIALLQFLHEKEIFSRLSGISVLVRIADPLLVPADIDTRLPLARILFAVPVKAAEDKDVQTRLKYFNSHGARIIMDDLQAHDNAIWEGAKKISVDCSKDIPAHIKPLLFRLHGGDHLAQHLPHAALQEQAHEAGFKWFSGDYAFHPPASNKAADATARTRLLKLLGLVARDAESRELEELFKQDATLSFMLFKLVSSAAFAQTVRVSSFGQAINLLGRRQLQRWLQLLLYARQQDHSGSLNPLMPRAAFRASLMEAICLKRGGNKDELDCAFMVGMFSLLDKLFGNPLVEVLQPLNLNTDVLDALLHKSGTLGKSLDLVERADRPLKDFDVGLIEELGLSADDYYDCMITAYAWVNQVCQDM from the coding sequence ATGAACAGCAAGCAACAATTGCTTGCACTTCAAGCTGATTTTGGTGCTTTGCCAATCGGTGATGTCATTGCTTTGCTCCAGTTTTTGCATGAAAAAGAAATCTTTTCCAGACTTTCTGGCATTTCTGTTCTGGTCAGGATTGCAGACCCTCTGCTTGTCCCGGCAGACATCGATACACGCCTGCCATTGGCACGCATACTCTTTGCCGTACCGGTAAAAGCGGCCGAAGACAAGGATGTGCAAACCAGGCTCAAGTATTTCAACTCCCACGGTGCCCGCATCATCATGGATGATTTGCAGGCGCACGACAATGCGATATGGGAAGGTGCAAAGAAAATCAGTGTTGATTGCAGCAAGGATATTCCTGCCCACATCAAACCCTTGCTGTTTCGCCTGCATGGCGGAGACCACCTGGCGCAACATCTGCCCCATGCAGCCTTGCAAGAGCAGGCGCATGAAGCTGGTTTCAAATGGTTCTCTGGCGATTATGCATTTCATCCACCCGCCAGCAATAAAGCCGCAGATGCCACCGCCAGAACGCGCTTGTTGAAGTTGCTGGGTCTGGTCGCCCGCGATGCAGAATCGCGCGAACTGGAAGAATTGTTCAAGCAAGATGCAACCCTGTCTTTCATGTTGTTCAAGCTCGTCAGTTCTGCCGCCTTTGCGCAAACCGTGCGGGTGTCCAGCTTTGGTCAGGCCATTAACCTGCTGGGGCGCAGGCAGTTGCAAAGATGGCTGCAGCTATTATTGTATGCACGCCAGCAAGATCACAGCGGCAGCTTGAACCCCTTGATGCCGCGCGCCGCTTTTCGCGCCAGCCTGATGGAAGCAATTTGCCTCAAGCGTGGCGGCAACAAAGATGAGCTCGACTGTGCCTTCATGGTAGGCATGTTTTCTTTGCTTGACAAACTGTTCGGCAACCCCTTGGTTGAGGTGCTGCAACCTTTAAACCTGAATACAGACGTGCTCGACGCATTGCTGCATAAATCAGGCACACTAGGTAAAAGCCTGGACCTGGTAGAAAGGGCAGACCGTCCTCTCAAAGACTTTGATGTTGGCCTGATAGAAGAGCTCGGCTTGAGTGCCGATGATTATTACGACTGCATGATCACTGCTTATGCATGGGTGAATCAGGTTTGCCAGGATATGTAG
- a CDS encoding bifunctional diguanylate cyclase/phosphodiesterase: MTRQAAIHELEVGASLGEAVLCLQGQELDAALNRIVKEVFRDANAAFRRGKLDEQKTQTDVLCMASPETYYILSGKKGQINEADLAKLNTLASLTAKLFSKRAKLDQELQASAQAQWQQTQIIDQIHESVITMDLAGFILSWNRGAEKLFGYAAQEVIGKNILFLYDDEGEPDTHLYDSFLEHGGREMEVRRKKKSGEVFWASLSLSPLCDAQGLPIGIIGYLSDITARKEAEQKINHLAYYDALTNLPNRSLFRQLVDNALLHSQRNSSNAAIIFLDLNRFKLINDTLGHDIGNELLRQVAARFLLTLRENDIVARLGSDEFAIAVLDINQHFHASLVVQKLLQALNDAFIVSGHELRVGASIGISVFPQDGNDANALLQKADIAMYKAKRSAGNVSGSFVFYSDSMNQSIAGRLYLESSMRKALENQEFYLQYQPKVDIKSGKIIGAEALLRWQHPEKGLISPAEFIPVAEETGLILQIDAWVLETACAQAREWQDKGIAPFRIAVNVTAREFTSSLPLRVKEALQRYQISPLWLELEITESMLMHSTESVIAIMEQITAQDVVLALDDFGTGYSSLSYLKRFPIDTLKIDRSFILNIPADQNDCAIASAIIMMAKQLKHKVIAEGVETREQLAFLINAGCDEVQGYLYSRPVSPQQLLALLDKNFHFEI, from the coding sequence ATGACCAGGCAAGCTGCGATACATGAACTCGAAGTTGGTGCCAGTCTCGGCGAGGCTGTCTTGTGCTTGCAAGGCCAGGAGCTTGATGCCGCTTTAAATCGCATAGTCAAAGAAGTTTTTCGTGACGCCAATGCGGCATTCCGCCGTGGCAAACTGGATGAGCAAAAAACACAGACTGATGTGCTCTGCATGGCATCACCCGAAACCTATTACATCCTGTCCGGTAAAAAAGGTCAGATCAACGAAGCCGACCTGGCAAAACTGAATACCCTTGCCAGTCTCACGGCCAAGCTGTTTTCCAAACGCGCAAAACTTGACCAGGAGCTGCAGGCATCTGCCCAGGCACAATGGCAACAGACTCAGATCATCGACCAGATTCACGAGTCCGTCATTACCATGGATTTGGCAGGCTTCATCCTCAGCTGGAACCGTGGCGCAGAAAAACTCTTTGGCTATGCCGCGCAAGAAGTCATAGGCAAAAACATCCTGTTCTTATACGACGATGAGGGCGAGCCGGATACGCATTTGTATGACAGCTTCCTTGAGCATGGTGGCCGCGAAATGGAAGTGCGCCGCAAGAAAAAATCGGGTGAAGTATTCTGGGCCAGTCTCAGCCTGTCACCATTATGTGATGCCCAGGGCCTGCCCATAGGCATCATAGGCTATCTCAGCGATATCACTGCTCGCAAAGAAGCAGAACAAAAAATCAATCACCTCGCTTACTACGATGCGCTGACCAATCTGCCCAATCGCAGTCTGTTCCGGCAACTCGTCGATAATGCACTGTTGCACTCACAAAGAAACAGCAGCAACGCTGCGATTATCTTTCTTGACCTGAACCGTTTCAAACTCATCAATGACACGCTTGGTCACGACATAGGCAATGAGTTATTGCGCCAGGTCGCAGCCCGGTTCTTGTTAACCCTGCGCGAGAATGACATCGTAGCCCGCCTCGGTAGCGACGAATTCGCCATCGCCGTACTCGACATCAACCAGCATTTTCATGCCAGCCTGGTGGTGCAAAAACTCTTGCAGGCTTTGAATGACGCCTTCATCGTTTCAGGTCATGAACTGCGCGTTGGTGCCAGCATAGGCATCAGCGTCTTCCCGCAAGACGGCAATGACGCCAATGCCTTGCTGCAAAAAGCCGACATCGCCATGTACAAGGCCAAGCGCAGCGCCGGCAATGTATCCGGCAGCTTTGTGTTTTACAGCGACAGCATGAACCAGAGCATCGCTGGCAGACTGTATCTTGAATCCAGCATGCGCAAGGCGCTGGAAAACCAGGAATTCTATTTGCAGTACCAACCCAAGGTTGATATCAAAAGCGGCAAAATCATCGGGGCAGAAGCCTTGCTGCGCTGGCAACACCCAGAAAAAGGCCTGATCTCGCCAGCAGAATTCATCCCCGTCGCAGAAGAAACCGGTCTGATCCTGCAAATCGATGCCTGGGTACTCGAAACCGCCTGCGCCCAGGCCAGGGAATGGCAAGACAAGGGTATAGCGCCGTTCCGCATCGCGGTCAATGTCACAGCGAGAGAATTCACCAGCAGCCTGCCACTGCGCGTTAAAGAGGCCCTGCAACGCTACCAGATATCACCACTATGGCTGGAACTCGAAATCACTGAGAGCATGCTCATGCACAGCACCGAGAGTGTCATCGCCATCATGGAGCAAATCACTGCCCAGGACGTTGTGCTGGCCCTTGATGATTTTGGCACAGGCTATTCCAGCCTCTCATACCTCAAACGCTTCCCTATCGATACCCTAAAGATAGACCGCTCCTTCATCCTCAACATCCCCGCAGACCAGAATGACTGTGCCATCGCGAGCGCCATCATCATGATGGCCAAGCAACTCAAACACAAAGTCATCGCCGAAGGCGTAGAAACCCGCGAACAACTGGCCTTCCTCATCAACGCCGGTTGCGACGAAGTGCAAGGCTACCTCTACTCCAGACCCGTCAGCCCCCAGCAATTGCTCGCTTTGCTGGATAAAAATTTCCATTTCGAAATTTGA
- a CDS encoding PAAR domain-containing protein, whose amino-acid sequence MSYGIAVKALDRAGGPHRAGGQDFFAVDGAPVVLLGDRIVPHCPVPHANPVMVEGSTWMTLNGIPVCRAGHHASCTHPSIGRSWFLIPD is encoded by the coding sequence ATGAGCTATGGCATCGCCGTAAAAGCCCTGGACCGCGCAGGCGGCCCGCACCGTGCTGGCGGGCAAGACTTCTTTGCTGTTGATGGCGCGCCTGTCGTGCTGCTGGGTGACCGCATCGTCCCACATTGCCCGGTGCCGCATGCTAACCCGGTGATGGTAGAGGGTTCCACATGGATGACATTAAACGGCATACCCGTATGCCGCGCCGGGCATCACGCCAGTTGCACCCACCCCAGCATCGGCCGTAGCTGGTTTTTGATACCGGATTAA
- a CDS encoding phage baseplate assembly protein V — MEFTLADLSRRLQNLVRFGTIAEVKHGRVPQVRLQIGDIKTGFLPMATARAGKTKTWNPPTVGEQCVLLSPSGEFAGGVVLPGIASNHNPAPDTNPDNTRIQYPDGATADYNHAEHHYIITLPADGKFSFVVGATTLELRNDGVTLRTPKFEGVKS; from the coding sequence ATGGAATTCACCCTTGCCGACCTCTCCCGCCGCCTGCAAAATCTCGTCCGCTTTGGCACCATTGCCGAAGTCAAGCACGGTCGCGTACCGCAGGTGCGCCTGCAAATTGGCGACATTAAAACCGGCTTCTTGCCAATGGCAACGGCACGCGCTGGCAAAACAAAGACATGGAACCCGCCCACAGTTGGCGAGCAATGCGTTTTGCTTTCGCCATCCGGTGAATTTGCAGGCGGTGTGGTCTTGCCAGGCATTGCCAGCAACCACAACCCTGCACCAGACACCAACCCAGACAACACCCGCATCCAATACCCAGACGGCGCGACCGCTGATTACAACCACGCAGAGCATCACTACATCATTACCTTGCCTGCTGATGGCAAGTTTAGTTTTGTCGTTGGTGCTACCACGCTGGAACTGCGCAACGATGGCGTGACCTTGCGTACGCCTAAATTTGAGGGCGTCAAATCATGA
- a CDS encoding phage antirepressor N-terminal domain-containing protein: MQTQIIPVPFYEDTLTFVNDNNEPMVPMKPLVEGMGLAWESQRPKLNDRFQSTTMIIMAVGEDGKNREMVCLPLRKLAAWLTYHRGGDRPVEQRFSGIDEITFQNTNSTATAEQVVSVVQFLSKKLKAISLTIPSAGEVDLAMAESAAIHTATLTRLEQLNEELIKKGSEQNLEYRKKLDEEFDTRISKRLEELEEERKKFTSEILIQQAELTDKSIALDEKLKTIDDSNNTHARRQNRENILKDVQDQFAQFGVSEKTEKKREPVQRGMFALFIVFMGILALSISQLTAIDITREKTSASIAAVDKSSKQAVDKEQPASIPAANISPDRSTSPEIYALWIRITLLSFGLVGTTLYYIKWTNKWAEHHANLEFQLQQFKMDINRANWAIESSLEWQKNTATSMPTELLTSITRGLFITEKSEPERVIHPADELASALLGSASKLTLKSGENQLEFNNPGKIPNKT, from the coding sequence ATGCAAACTCAGATTATTCCAGTCCCGTTTTATGAAGACACGCTGACGTTCGTCAATGACAACAATGAGCCTATGGTGCCGATGAAACCCCTTGTTGAAGGCATGGGCCTTGCCTGGGAAAGTCAGCGCCCTAAGCTAAATGACCGGTTCCAATCAACTACCATGATCATCATGGCAGTTGGTGAAGATGGTAAAAATCGAGAAATGGTCTGTCTGCCATTACGCAAACTTGCCGCTTGGCTTACTTACCATCGCGGTGGCGACAGGCCAGTTGAACAGCGTTTCAGCGGCATAGATGAAATCACTTTCCAGAACACAAACAGCACTGCGACTGCGGAACAAGTCGTCTCAGTTGTTCAGTTCTTGAGCAAGAAGTTAAAGGCGATTTCATTAACTATACCAAGTGCGGGTGAAGTCGATCTAGCAATGGCAGAAAGTGCGGCAATTCACACCGCGACGCTGACACGTCTTGAACAATTAAATGAAGAATTGATCAAGAAAGGTTCGGAACAAAATCTCGAATACAGAAAGAAATTGGATGAAGAATTTGATACTCGCATTTCAAAAAGACTGGAAGAGTTAGAAGAAGAGCGGAAAAAATTTACATCCGAAATTTTGATTCAACAGGCTGAATTAACTGATAAGAGTATAGCTCTCGACGAAAAATTAAAAACAATTGACGACAGTAACAACACACATGCACGTCGCCAAAATCGTGAGAACATACTTAAAGATGTACAAGATCAATTTGCGCAATTTGGTGTATCAGAAAAGACTGAAAAAAAACGAGAGCCTGTTCAAAGGGGCATGTTTGCGCTGTTTATCGTCTTTATGGGAATTCTAGCTTTATCAATTTCTCAATTGACAGCTATAGATATCACAAGAGAAAAAACTAGCGCGTCTATAGCTGCAGTGGATAAGTCATCAAAACAAGCAGTTGATAAAGAACAACCAGCCTCTATTCCTGCAGCGAACATATCTCCTGATAGGTCGACATCACCTGAAATTTATGCACTATGGATCCGCATTACGCTTCTGTCATTTGGCTTGGTAGGAACAACACTTTATTACATAAAATGGACAAATAAATGGGCGGAACATCATGCGAATCTTGAGTTCCAATTGCAGCAATTTAAGATGGACATCAATCGCGCAAACTGGGCAATCGAAAGCAGCCTTGAATGGCAAAAAAATACTGCAACGTCAATGCCAACAGAACTTCTTACCAGTATCACAAGGGGGCTTTTTATAACAGAAAAATCAGAGCCAGAACGTGTCATACATCCAGCAGATGAGCTTGCATCTGCGTTATTGGGAAGTGCTTCTAAATTGACGCTCAAGTCTGGCGAAAATCAATTGGAATTTAATAACCCAGGTAAAATACCAAATAAAACATAA
- a CDS encoding lysis system i-spanin subunit Rz — MPDLLPYPYYPYIITSRSIRMKSSYSPNSGAAALFCIVKYKDAVHQVDKLTAQIAKDQAQASEAARENERLMSRSLAIIATTHQKELQDEKSKRDQFINSVRTCTVRLSIPVQACSTSAGTNTPTSPGNSPETRAHLTPEAGATLAAIAADGDDASHIS, encoded by the coding sequence ATGCCAGACCTGCTCCCTTACCCCTACTACCCCTACATAATCACCTCGCGCTCTATTCGGATGAAATCTTCGTACTCACCAAATTCAGGCGCCGCAGCCCTCTTCTGCATCGTCAAATACAAAGACGCCGTCCACCAGGTCGATAAACTCACCGCCCAGATTGCAAAGGACCAAGCCCAGGCCAGCGAAGCAGCCAGAGAAAACGAAAGGCTCATGTCCCGCAGCCTCGCCATCATCGCCACCACCCACCAAAAAGAGCTACAAGATGAAAAATCCAAACGCGACCAGTTTATTAACAGCGTGCGCACTTGCACTGTGCGCCTGTCAATCCCCGTCCAGGCTTGCAGCACCAGTGCCGGCACAAATACCCCCACTAGCCCCGGCAATAGCCCAGAAACGCGAGCCCATCTTACGCCAGAGGCTGGAGCAACTCTTGCAGCCATCGCCGCAGACGGCGACGACGCCAGCCACATTTCATGA
- the gspG gene encoding type II secretion system major pseudopilin GspG — protein MLKAKGRQYFQKRNAGFTLLELLVVVVIIGLLASYVGPKYFAQIGKSEAAVAKAQITAFEKALDTYRIDVGRFPTTEEGLAGLLENPSANTKWNGPYLKKSIPVDPWGRPYRYLSPAKDKDFEIISYGKDGQAGGTGDDADISN, from the coding sequence ATGCTTAAAGCTAAGGGACGCCAGTATTTTCAAAAACGAAATGCAGGTTTTACGTTATTGGAATTGTTGGTTGTCGTAGTAATCATAGGCCTGCTCGCTTCTTATGTCGGACCTAAATACTTTGCTCAAATAGGCAAGTCTGAGGCGGCGGTTGCAAAAGCGCAAATTACTGCATTTGAAAAGGCATTGGATACCTACCGCATTGATGTGGGGCGGTTTCCAACGACAGAAGAAGGGTTGGCTGGTTTGCTTGAAAACCCATCTGCAAATACAAAATGGAATGGACCCTATTTGAAAAAATCCATTCCAGTTGATCCCTGGGGGCGTCCGTATCGCTATCTGTCGCCAGCCAAGGACAAGGATTTTGAGATCATTTCTTACGGCAAAGATGGGCAAGCGGGCGGCACAGGTGATGATGCCGATATCAGTAACTAG
- a CDS encoding type II secretion system F family protein, which yields MRFKIRALTPDQQIIEEIIDARTEADVRLMIKNRGWVISSLQQIGALSLLKAGHSGLKPTKFSLLLFSQELLALLNAGLTIVEALEALLEKEQNQEIRSVLSSILTGLQEGKRFSQVLAEQAEYFPDLFVGIVQASESASTLPPSLARFIEYQQRIDVVWNKIISSLIYPAILFLVGGAVTFFLLVYVVPRFAEVYRGTGRSLPWSSQLLLNWGAFVTEHASVFTLVCLAGALFSGIFIKGIWQRNGALGLVAKFPGFSESIRIYSLSRLYMTLGMLLDGGIPIVAALNTAANMAGGNMQTALLQATASIESGVMLSEAFEHYELTTPISQRLLRVGERTGELGKMLTQSANFYEGEITRWIDRFIRSFEPILMAVIGLIVGTIVVLLYMPIFDLADGLS from the coding sequence ATGCGCTTCAAAATAAGGGCACTGACACCTGATCAGCAAATCATTGAAGAAATCATCGATGCACGCACTGAAGCCGATGTGCGCCTGATGATAAAGAACCGTGGCTGGGTGATATCTTCACTGCAGCAAATTGGTGCTCTGTCGTTATTGAAGGCCGGTCACTCCGGTTTAAAGCCTACAAAATTTTCATTGTTACTGTTTAGCCAGGAATTATTGGCTTTGCTTAATGCTGGCCTGACTATTGTAGAAGCACTGGAAGCCTTGCTTGAAAAAGAGCAAAACCAGGAAATTCGTAGTGTACTTTCTAGCATTCTGACAGGTCTGCAGGAAGGTAAGCGTTTTTCACAGGTGCTGGCCGAACAGGCGGAATACTTTCCGGATTTATTTGTTGGCATTGTCCAGGCATCAGAAAGCGCAAGTACCTTGCCACCATCGTTGGCGCGGTTTATTGAATACCAGCAGCGTATTGATGTCGTCTGGAATAAAATTATCAGCTCCCTTATTTACCCCGCCATCCTGTTTCTTGTTGGCGGCGCGGTTACATTTTTTTTGCTGGTGTATGTGGTCCCTCGTTTTGCTGAGGTTTATCGCGGTACTGGACGTTCTCTGCCTTGGTCGTCTCAGCTACTGTTGAATTGGGGGGCGTTCGTGACAGAGCATGCCTCAGTATTTACCTTGGTTTGCCTGGCTGGCGCTTTGTTTTCAGGCATCTTCATCAAAGGTATCTGGCAAAGAAACGGCGCTTTGGGTCTTGTCGCCAAATTTCCGGGTTTTAGCGAGTCGATTCGTATTTATTCTTTATCCAGACTGTATATGACCCTGGGCATGTTGCTGGACGGTGGAATCCCCATCGTTGCTGCCTTGAATACAGCTGCCAACATGGCAGGGGGCAATATGCAAACCGCTTTGCTTCAGGCAACTGCTTCGATTGAATCCGGTGTCATGCTGTCTGAGGCTTTTGAGCACTATGAATTGACGACACCGATTTCCCAGCGGCTGTTAAGAGTTGGTGAGCGCACTGGCGAATTGGGGAAGATGCTGACGCAATCAGCCAATTTTTATGAAGGCGAAATCACGCGCTGGATAGACCGTTTCATCCGTAGTTTTGAACCAATTTTGATGGCTGTCATTGGTCTGATTGTTGGCACCATTGTAGTGCTTTTGTATATGCCTATCTTTGATCTGGCGGATGGTCTTTCATGA
- a CDS encoding GspE/PulE family protein encodes MNTTSDNMTSVLVTPELLQQARDYANQHHVSMWLALHNLTQVEPRKLLQMLGHYCDMPVMETMELQAHVPAFDLLPLNRAMQKQSLILRDTQNCLFAVISDPFDPDAQIWLGSIAKSPLQFRLALNTDIQAYLSRHEDTTRTTDSLANTASLDTAAKRESKAATRLSFESVSEAASPAVKLVNTTLYDALKVGASDIHLESTAHGLSVKYRIDGVLDHVTSTTGIADAEQVISRLKVLAELDISERRVPQDGSFCIEVNDREIDLRLSIMPSIHGEDAVIRILDKRAMVEAYGALSLEALGFDEASLVTLRMLTEEPYGMLLVTGPTGSGKTTTLYAALSEINSGREKIITIEDPVEYQLPGILQIPVNEKKGLTFAKGLRSILRHDPDKIMVGEIRDQETAEIAVQSALTGHLVLTTVHANNVFDVFGRFAHMGIDPYAFVSALNGIWAQRLVRINCPHCSTEITVDEHMLKRVNLTVEDVHDYHFRQGQGCGDCRGTGYKGRRAIAEILTLTDEIREMIIEKRPIRQIKDAARRNGTTTLREAALAMVRRGDTTLEEIKRITLHA; translated from the coding sequence ATGAATACAACTTCCGATAATATGACCAGCGTCCTGGTTACGCCTGAGTTGCTGCAGCAAGCCAGGGACTATGCCAATCAACATCATGTCAGCATGTGGCTTGCCCTGCATAACCTGACCCAGGTGGAGCCCAGGAAGCTGCTGCAAATGCTGGGCCACTATTGCGATATGCCAGTGATGGAGACGATGGAGTTGCAGGCACACGTGCCTGCTTTTGATTTGTTGCCGCTGAATCGTGCCATGCAAAAGCAAAGCCTGATACTGCGTGATACACAAAATTGCTTATTTGCTGTCATCTCTGATCCCTTTGATCCTGATGCCCAGATATGGCTTGGTTCCATCGCTAAATCGCCTCTACAGTTCCGGCTAGCATTAAATACCGACATACAGGCATACCTGTCGCGCCATGAAGATACTACCCGCACTACGGATAGCCTGGCGAATACTGCGTCCCTTGATACTGCCGCCAAGCGTGAAAGCAAAGCTGCCACCAGGTTGTCATTTGAATCTGTTTCTGAAGCGGCCAGCCCTGCGGTCAAGTTGGTCAATACTACCTTGTACGATGCTTTAAAAGTTGGTGCTTCAGATATCCATCTGGAGAGCACGGCACATGGTTTGAGCGTCAAGTACCGGATTGATGGTGTGTTAGATCACGTCACTTCTACAACTGGTATCGCTGATGCTGAACAGGTAATTTCCCGGCTTAAGGTATTGGCTGAGCTTGATATTTCAGAGCGCCGGGTGCCGCAAGATGGCAGTTTTTGTATTGAGGTCAATGACAGGGAAATCGATTTGCGGCTTTCCATCATGCCCAGTATACATGGCGAAGATGCGGTTATCCGTATCCTCGATAAACGCGCAATGGTAGAAGCTTATGGTGCCCTCAGTCTGGAAGCATTGGGTTTTGATGAAGCCTCACTGGTTACCTTGCGCATGCTGACAGAAGAGCCGTATGGCATGTTGCTGGTGACTGGGCCTACTGGCTCGGGTAAAACTACTACGCTCTATGCAGCACTGTCAGAAATCAATAGCGGACGCGAAAAGATCATTACCATTGAAGACCCGGTCGAATATCAATTGCCCGGCATTTTGCAAATCCCGGTAAATGAGAAAAAAGGACTCACCTTTGCCAAGGGCCTGCGTTCTATCTTGCGCCACGACCCCGACAAGATCATGGTGGGTGAAATTCGCGACCAGGAGACGGCAGAAATAGCCGTGCAGTCTGCACTGACCGGCCATCTGGTGCTCACCACAGTGCACGCCAATAATGTATTCGATGTATTTGGGCGCTTTGCTCATATGGGTATAGATCCTTATGCCTTTGTGTCTGCGTTGAACGGCATCTGGGCACAGCGGCTGGTCCGTATCAATTGCCCGCATTGTTCGACAGAAATCACTGTTGATGAACATATGTTGAAGCGAGTCAATCTTACTGTGGAAGACGTTCACGATTACCATTTCAGACAAGGACAGGGTTGTGGTGATTGTCGCGGAACCGGTTATAAAGGCAGGCGCGCCATCGCAGAGATACTGACTTTGACTGATGAAATCCGTGAAATGATTATCGAAAAACGTCCTATCAGGCAGATCAAGGACGCTGCAAGACGAAATGGTACAACCACCCTGCGTGAAGCTGCGCTGGCAATGGTCAGGCGCGGCGACACGACGCTGGAAGAAATAAAAAGGATTACGCTGCATGCTTAA
- a CDS encoding PilN domain-containing protein: protein MRSLQIEFAPDSIAKRLHYTSFPVLLLAVFTLILLCGLVWRGKQLMQTSMHVTEKVQALKADIERVEKRQIKTPVAKLAQEQVIAINQAVAKLNLPWTDVFDALEKASSDKVALLQVTPNSQKASLKAIAETKNGDDMIAYIEVLKQQKLFTTVVLEKHEINEQDQNKPYRFQFEVQWRDGVRQ from the coding sequence ATGAGATCACTACAAATAGAATTTGCTCCAGATTCGATAGCAAAGCGCTTGCATTACACTTCATTTCCAGTGCTGCTGCTGGCTGTATTCACCTTGATCCTGCTTTGTGGTCTGGTATGGCGTGGTAAGCAACTGATGCAAACCAGCATGCATGTTACTGAAAAAGTACAGGCCTTGAAAGCCGATATCGAGAGGGTAGAGAAAAGACAAATCAAGACGCCAGTTGCCAAGCTAGCTCAGGAGCAAGTGATTGCGATCAATCAGGCCGTTGCCAAACTCAATCTGCCCTGGACGGATGTGTTTGATGCGCTGGAAAAAGCCAGTTCTGACAAAGTCGCCTTGTTGCAAGTGACACCGAATAGTCAAAAAGCCAGTTTGAAAGCAATTGCAGAGACAAAGAATGGCGACGATATGATTGCGTATATCGAAGTCTTGAAACAACAAAAACTGTTTACCACCGTGGTTCTTGAAAAACATGAGATCAACGAGCAAGACCAGAACAAACCATACAGGTTTCAATTTGAAGTGCAATGGCGTGACGGAGTGAGGCAATGA